Proteins encoded within one genomic window of Rhododendron vialii isolate Sample 1 chromosome 1a, ASM3025357v1:
- the LOC131299775 gene encoding uncharacterized protein LOC131299775 encodes MEDPAVLLCRRADKSVAIILSQNLDFESLVSKLSHKWKDLTQGCFEISYTLDGHPNCDVDCDEDLIALRTLAKKFRIGRIDVFVHDLTGSNTSLNAGECGERSSSSLNVGGFGELISEIDNGSEMTLSLYDQERNQLKSDAWRIAIKGVDQVFVGGAVGFRDSLSKYSLFHGFQYIYVKNDAETVKARCRTLHCTWFVKAKVEKPSGLFRIKELMNEHSCGAASLSTSSSRSSSGLIGRIFSEAIRLSPLKRPVDVRKELKKDYGVDVTYRRAWMGVEKARSFVYGDYTKSFKELTWFVKSFKASNPDSACDLESDEARRFKRLFVGFAACNHGFKFCLPLLFLDGTFLKGTQKGCLLAACAKDGNRGLYPICVAVVDSENSENWHWFMLKLRDFLDFDKEVVFISDRHEGLLRAVASVFPSSPHSYCLLHLKANLRKHMGGLDTKKKKHIVALFHRCACAANVQECDKLLSKLKQDGGVKITEFLSRLENEHWCHPYFPGKRYGELTSNLVECFNNWIKKERRLPITQLVDKIRLKLMDQMCDRRELATKWKAVICPKWDKKLVELFGLSKTWNVVRSNGDLYEVQSDPPVGVDIARRSCSCGDWQLNMFPCVHGVCALKKSKKDLNDYMERCFFSESYREAYSKCINPIPRIWQNVDLDAADDILLPPLCKRPPGRPRTERIPLTGAKTRKVTCSRCGQVGTHNRGTCKEPLESLY; translated from the exons ATGGAGGATCCTGCTGTATTGTTGTGCAGACGGGCCGATAAAAGTGTTGCTATCATTTTGTCACagaatttggattttgagtcATTGGTTAGCAAGTTGTCTCACAAATGGAAGGATTTGACTCAAGGTTGCTTTGAAATATCTTATACCCTAGATGGTCATCCAAACTGTGATGTTGACTGTGACGAGGATTTGATTGCTTTACGTACTTTAGCAAAGAAGTTTAGAATTGGTCGTATTGATGTTTTTGTTCATGACTTGACTGGATCTAATACTAGTTTGAATGCTGGAGAGTGTGGTGAAAGATCTAGTTCTAGTTTGAATGTAGGAGGGTTTGGTGAGTTGATATCTGAAATTGACAATGGTTCTGAGATGACATTGTCGTTATATGATCAAGAAAGGAATCAGTTGAAGTCAGATGCTTGGCGCATTGCGATTAAGGGAGTTGATCAGGTGTTTGTTGGTGGTGCTGTTGGTTTCCGCGACTCTTTAAGCAAGTATTCGTTATTTCATGGCTTTCAATACATTTATGTTAAGAATGATGCTGAGACTGTGAAAGCACGTTGTCGTACATTGCATTGCACATGGTTTGTGAAGGCCAAGGTAGAGAAGCCAAGTGGACTGTTTAGGATAAAAGAGTTGATGAATGAGCATTCTTGTGGGGCTGCATCGTTGTCGACTAGTAGTTCTCGTAGTAGTTCTGGTTTGATAGGCAGAATATTTTCAGAAGCTATTCGGTTGAGTCCGTTGAAACGTCCAGTGGATGTTAGGAAGGAGTTGAAGAAAGACTATGGGGTAGATGTGACTTATCGAAGAGCATGGATGGGTGTTGAGAAGGCTAGAAGTTTTGTGTATGGGGATTATACAAAATCATTTAAGGAATTAACATGGTTTGTGAAATCCTTCAAGGCTTCAAATCCTGATAGCGCATGCGATTTAGAGAGCGATGAGGCCCGGCGTTTCAAGAGATTGTTTGTTGGGTTTGCAGCTTGCAACCACGGGTTTAAATTCTGTCTACCTCTTCTGTTTCTTGATGGAACTTTTTTGAAGGGAACTCAAAAAGGATGTTTGCTTGCTGCTTGTGCTAAAGATGGCAACCGAG GTCTATATCCCATTTGTGTCGCTGTTGTCGATtcagaaaattcagaaaattgGCACTGGTTTATGTTGAAGTTGAGAGATTTTCTGGATTTTGATAAGGAAGTAGTGTTTATATCTGATCGCCATGAAGGGTTGTTACGAGCCGTAGCATCTGTTTTCCCGTCTTCACCCCATTCTTATTGTCTACTTCATCTTAAAGCCAATTTAAGAAAACATATGGGGGGGTTagacacaaaaaagaagaaacatatTGTGGCCTTATTCCATAGGTGTGCTTGTGCAGCGAATGTACAAGAGTGTGACAAGCTTTTGAGTAAACTCAAGCAAGATGGTGGAGTAAAAATTACTGAATTTCTGTCAAGATTAGAAAATGAGCATTGGTGTCATCCTTATTTCCCAGGAAAAAGATATGGTGAGTTGACTTCCAATCTTGTTGAGTGCTTtaataattggataaaaaaGGAGCGTCGATTGCCAATAACTCAACTTGTTGATAAGATTAGATTGAAGTTAATGGACCAAATGTGTGATAGGAGGGAGTTGGCAACAAAGTGGAAAGCTGTTATTTGTCCAAAATGGGACAAGAAACTGGTTGAGTTGTTTGGTCTATCGAAGACATGGAATGTAGTTAGGTCAAATGGAGATTTATATGAAGTGCAGTCTGATCCGCCAGTTGGTGTTGACATTGCGCGTCGTAGTTGTTCTTGTGGAGATTGGCAGCTAAATATGTTCCCGTGCGTTCATGGTGTTTGTGCATTGAAGAAAAGTAAGAAGGACTTAAATGATTACATGGAACGTTGCTTCTTCTCTGAATCTTATCGTGAGGCGTATTCGAAATGCATCAATCCTATACCTAGGATTTGGCAGAATGTTGATCTTGATGCTGCTgatgatattcttcttcctccattgtGCAAGAGACCTCCCGGACGACCTCGGACAGAAAGGATACCATTAACAGGAGCAAAGACCAGAAAAGTTACTTGCAGCAGGTGCGGACAGGTTGGTACACATAATAGGGGAACTTGTAAAGAGCCTTTGGAGAGTTTATACTAG